The following are encoded together in the Balaenoptera acutorostrata chromosome 9, mBalAcu1.1, whole genome shotgun sequence genome:
- the HEPACAM gene encoding hepatic and glial cell adhesion molecule isoform X5 — protein MKREREALSRAFSALRLTPFLYLLLIQTEPLEGVNITSPVRLIHGMVGKAALLSVQYSSTSSDKPVVKWQLKRDKPVTVVQSIGTEVIGTLRPDYRDRIRLFENGSLLLSDLQLADEGTYEVEISITDDTFTGEKTINLTVDVPISRPQVLVASTTVLELSEAFTLNCSHDNGTKPSYTWLKDGKPLLNDSRMLLSPDQKVLTITRVLMEDDDLYSCVVENPISQGRSLPVKITVYRRSSLYIILSTGGIFLLVTLVTVCACWKPSKKSGSVSCWEKAEMGDKEASSAGPLPPSTARRLQSRERSGQGRTSADTLPRSGEQERKNPMALYILKDKDSPEPEENPAPEPRSTTEPGPPGYSVSPAVPGRSPGLPGRSARRYPRSPARSPATGRTHTSPPRAPSSPGRSRSASRTLRTAGGVHLIREQDEAGPVEISA, from the exons AGCCCCTGGAGGGGGTGAACATCACCAGCCCGGTGCGCCTGATCCATGGCATGGTGGGGAAGGCGGCCCTGCTTTCCGTGCAGTACAGCAGCACCAGCAGTGACAAACCCGTTGTCAAGTGGCAGCTGAAGCGGGACAAGCCAGTGACCGTGGTTCAGTCCATCGGCACAGAGGTCATTGGTACCCTGCGGCCCGACTATCGAGACCGCATCCGCCTCTTTGAAAACGGCTCCCTGCTTCTCAGCGACCTGCAGCTGGCCGACGAGGGCACCTATGAGGTTGAGATCTCTATCACCGATGACACCTTCACTGGGGAGAAGACCATCAACCTCACTGTAGATG TGCCCATTTCGAGGCCCCAGGTGTTAGTGGCTTCGACCACGGTGCTGGAGCTCAGCGAGGCCTTTACCCTGAACTGCTCGCACGACAATGGCACCAAGCCCAGCTACACATGGCTGAAGGACGGCAAGCCCCTCCTCAACGACTCGCGGATGCTCCTGTCCCCCGACCAAAAGGTGCTCACCATCACCCGCGTGCTCATGGAGGATGACGACCTGTACAGCTGTGTGGTGGAGAACCCCATCAGCCAGGGCCGCAGCCTGCCCGTCAAGATCACCGTGTACA GAAGAAGCTCCCTCTACATAATCTTGTCCACAGGAGGCATCTTCCTCCTTGTGACCCTGGTGACAGTCTGTGCCTGCTGGAAACCCTCCAAAAAGTCTGG ATCAGTGAGCTGCTGGGAAAAGGCCGAAATGGGTGACAAGGAAGCCAGCTCTGcagggccccttcctccatcaacTGCACGAAGActgcagagcagggagaggagcGGCCAAGGTAGGACCTCAG CAGACACCCTCCCGCGAAGTGGAGAGCAGGAGCGGAAGAACCCCATGGCACTCTACATCCTGAAGGACAAG GACTCCCCGGAGCCCGAGGAGAACCCCGCCCCGGAGCCTCGGAGCACGACGGAGCCCGGCCCGCCCGGCTACTCCGTGTCGCCGGCCGTGCCGGGCCGCTCGCCGGGGCTGCCCGGCCGCTCTGCCCGCCGCTACCCGCGCTCTCCAGCGCGCTCCCCCGCCACGGGCCGGACGCACACGTCGCCGCCCCGGGCCCCGAGCTCGCCCGGCCGCTCGCGCAGCGCCTCGCGCACACTGCGGACTGCGGGCGGCGTGCACCTGATCCGCGAACAAGACGAGGCCGGCCCGGTGGAGATCAGCGCCTGA
- the HEPACAM gene encoding hepatic and glial cell adhesion molecule isoform X2, producing MKREREALSRAFSALRLTPFLYLLLIQTEPLEGVNITSPVRLIHGMVGKAALLSVQYSSTSSDKPVVKWQLKRDKPVTVVQSIGTEVIGTLRPDYRDRIRLFENGSLLLSDLQLADEGTYEVEISITDDTFTGEKTINLTVDVPISRPQVLVASTTVLELSEAFTLNCSHDNGTKPSYTWLKDGKPLLNDSRMLLSPDQKVLTITRVLMEDDDLYSCVVENPISQGRSLPVKITVYRRSSLYIILSTGGIFLLVTLVTVCACWKPSKKSGKKRKLEKQNSLEYMDQNDDRLKAEGELPATHSPVPSSLRSVSCWEKAEMGDKEASSAGPLPPSTARRLQSRERSGQGRTSDTLPRSGEQERKNPMALYILKDKDSPEPEENPAPEPRSTTEPGPPGYSVSPAVPGRSPGLPGRSARRYPRSPARSPATGRTHTSPPRAPSSPGRSRSASRTLRTAGGVHLIREQDEAGPVEISA from the exons AGCCCCTGGAGGGGGTGAACATCACCAGCCCGGTGCGCCTGATCCATGGCATGGTGGGGAAGGCGGCCCTGCTTTCCGTGCAGTACAGCAGCACCAGCAGTGACAAACCCGTTGTCAAGTGGCAGCTGAAGCGGGACAAGCCAGTGACCGTGGTTCAGTCCATCGGCACAGAGGTCATTGGTACCCTGCGGCCCGACTATCGAGACCGCATCCGCCTCTTTGAAAACGGCTCCCTGCTTCTCAGCGACCTGCAGCTGGCCGACGAGGGCACCTATGAGGTTGAGATCTCTATCACCGATGACACCTTCACTGGGGAGAAGACCATCAACCTCACTGTAGATG TGCCCATTTCGAGGCCCCAGGTGTTAGTGGCTTCGACCACGGTGCTGGAGCTCAGCGAGGCCTTTACCCTGAACTGCTCGCACGACAATGGCACCAAGCCCAGCTACACATGGCTGAAGGACGGCAAGCCCCTCCTCAACGACTCGCGGATGCTCCTGTCCCCCGACCAAAAGGTGCTCACCATCACCCGCGTGCTCATGGAGGATGACGACCTGTACAGCTGTGTGGTGGAGAACCCCATCAGCCAGGGCCGCAGCCTGCCCGTCAAGATCACCGTGTACA GAAGAAGCTCCCTCTACATAATCTTGTCCACAGGAGGCATCTTCCTCCTTGTGACCCTGGTGACAGTCTGTGCCTGCTGGAAACCCTCCAAAAAGTCTGG gaagaagaggaagctgGAGAAGCAAAACTCCCTGGAATATATGGATCAGAATGATGACCGCCTGAAAGCAGAAGGTGAGCTCCCAGCCACGCACTCACCCGTCCCATCTTCACTCAGATCAGTGAGCTGCTGGGAAAAGGCCGAAATGGGTGACAAGGAAGCCAGCTCTGcagggccccttcctccatcaacTGCACGAAGActgcagagcagggagaggagcGGCCAAGGTAGGACCTCAG ACACCCTCCCGCGAAGTGGAGAGCAGGAGCGGAAGAACCCCATGGCACTCTACATCCTGAAGGACAAG GACTCCCCGGAGCCCGAGGAGAACCCCGCCCCGGAGCCTCGGAGCACGACGGAGCCCGGCCCGCCCGGCTACTCCGTGTCGCCGGCCGTGCCGGGCCGCTCGCCGGGGCTGCCCGGCCGCTCTGCCCGCCGCTACCCGCGCTCTCCAGCGCGCTCCCCCGCCACGGGCCGGACGCACACGTCGCCGCCCCGGGCCCCGAGCTCGCCCGGCCGCTCGCGCAGCGCCTCGCGCACACTGCGGACTGCGGGCGGCGTGCACCTGATCCGCGAACAAGACGAGGCCGGCCCGGTGGAGATCAGCGCCTGA
- the HEPACAM gene encoding hepatic and glial cell adhesion molecule isoform X3 has protein sequence MKREREALSRAFSALRLTPFLYLLLIQTEPLEGVNITSPVRLIHGMVGKAALLSVQYSSTSSDKPVVKWQLKRDKPVTVVQSIGTEVIGTLRPDYRDRIRLFENGSLLLSDLQLADEGTYEVEISITDDTFTGEKTINLTVDVPISRPQVLVASTTVLELSEAFTLNCSHDNGTKPSYTWLKDGKPLLNDSRMLLSPDQKVLTITRVLMEDDDLYSCVVENPISQGRSLPVKITVYRRSSLYIILSTGGIFLLVTLVTVCACWKPSKKSGKKRKLEKQNSLEYMDQNDDRLKAEGELPATHSPVPSSLRSVSCWEKAEMGDKEASSAGPLPPSTARRLQSRERSGQADTLPRSGEQERKNPMALYILKDKDSPEPEENPAPEPRSTTEPGPPGYSVSPAVPGRSPGLPGRSARRYPRSPARSPATGRTHTSPPRAPSSPGRSRSASRTLRTAGGVHLIREQDEAGPVEISA, from the exons AGCCCCTGGAGGGGGTGAACATCACCAGCCCGGTGCGCCTGATCCATGGCATGGTGGGGAAGGCGGCCCTGCTTTCCGTGCAGTACAGCAGCACCAGCAGTGACAAACCCGTTGTCAAGTGGCAGCTGAAGCGGGACAAGCCAGTGACCGTGGTTCAGTCCATCGGCACAGAGGTCATTGGTACCCTGCGGCCCGACTATCGAGACCGCATCCGCCTCTTTGAAAACGGCTCCCTGCTTCTCAGCGACCTGCAGCTGGCCGACGAGGGCACCTATGAGGTTGAGATCTCTATCACCGATGACACCTTCACTGGGGAGAAGACCATCAACCTCACTGTAGATG TGCCCATTTCGAGGCCCCAGGTGTTAGTGGCTTCGACCACGGTGCTGGAGCTCAGCGAGGCCTTTACCCTGAACTGCTCGCACGACAATGGCACCAAGCCCAGCTACACATGGCTGAAGGACGGCAAGCCCCTCCTCAACGACTCGCGGATGCTCCTGTCCCCCGACCAAAAGGTGCTCACCATCACCCGCGTGCTCATGGAGGATGACGACCTGTACAGCTGTGTGGTGGAGAACCCCATCAGCCAGGGCCGCAGCCTGCCCGTCAAGATCACCGTGTACA GAAGAAGCTCCCTCTACATAATCTTGTCCACAGGAGGCATCTTCCTCCTTGTGACCCTGGTGACAGTCTGTGCCTGCTGGAAACCCTCCAAAAAGTCTGG gaagaagaggaagctgGAGAAGCAAAACTCCCTGGAATATATGGATCAGAATGATGACCGCCTGAAAGCAGAAGGTGAGCTCCCAGCCACGCACTCACCCGTCCCATCTTCACTCAGATCAGTGAGCTGCTGGGAAAAGGCCGAAATGGGTGACAAGGAAGCCAGCTCTGcagggccccttcctccatcaacTGCACGAAGActgcagagcagggagaggagcGGCCAAG CAGACACCCTCCCGCGAAGTGGAGAGCAGGAGCGGAAGAACCCCATGGCACTCTACATCCTGAAGGACAAG GACTCCCCGGAGCCCGAGGAGAACCCCGCCCCGGAGCCTCGGAGCACGACGGAGCCCGGCCCGCCCGGCTACTCCGTGTCGCCGGCCGTGCCGGGCCGCTCGCCGGGGCTGCCCGGCCGCTCTGCCCGCCGCTACCCGCGCTCTCCAGCGCGCTCCCCCGCCACGGGCCGGACGCACACGTCGCCGCCCCGGGCCCCGAGCTCGCCCGGCCGCTCGCGCAGCGCCTCGCGCACACTGCGGACTGCGGGCGGCGTGCACCTGATCCGCGAACAAGACGAGGCCGGCCCGGTGGAGATCAGCGCCTGA
- the HEPACAM gene encoding hepatic and glial cell adhesion molecule isoform X4, protein MKREREALSRAFSALRLTPFLYLLLIQTEPLEGVNITSPVRLIHGMVGKAALLSVQYSSTSSDKPVVKWQLKRDKPVTVVQSIGTEVIGTLRPDYRDRIRLFENGSLLLSDLQLADEGTYEVEISITDDTFTGEKTINLTVDVPISRPQVLVASTTVLELSEAFTLNCSHDNGTKPSYTWLKDGKPLLNDSRMLLSPDQKVLTITRVLMEDDDLYSCVVENPISQGRSLPVKITVYRRSSLYIILSTGGIFLLVTLVTVCACWKPSKKSGKKRKLEKQNSLEYMDQNDDRLKAEGELPATHSPVPSSLRSVSCWEKAEMGDKEASSAGPLPPSTARRLQSRERSGQDTLPRSGEQERKNPMALYILKDKDSPEPEENPAPEPRSTTEPGPPGYSVSPAVPGRSPGLPGRSARRYPRSPARSPATGRTHTSPPRAPSSPGRSRSASRTLRTAGGVHLIREQDEAGPVEISA, encoded by the exons AGCCCCTGGAGGGGGTGAACATCACCAGCCCGGTGCGCCTGATCCATGGCATGGTGGGGAAGGCGGCCCTGCTTTCCGTGCAGTACAGCAGCACCAGCAGTGACAAACCCGTTGTCAAGTGGCAGCTGAAGCGGGACAAGCCAGTGACCGTGGTTCAGTCCATCGGCACAGAGGTCATTGGTACCCTGCGGCCCGACTATCGAGACCGCATCCGCCTCTTTGAAAACGGCTCCCTGCTTCTCAGCGACCTGCAGCTGGCCGACGAGGGCACCTATGAGGTTGAGATCTCTATCACCGATGACACCTTCACTGGGGAGAAGACCATCAACCTCACTGTAGATG TGCCCATTTCGAGGCCCCAGGTGTTAGTGGCTTCGACCACGGTGCTGGAGCTCAGCGAGGCCTTTACCCTGAACTGCTCGCACGACAATGGCACCAAGCCCAGCTACACATGGCTGAAGGACGGCAAGCCCCTCCTCAACGACTCGCGGATGCTCCTGTCCCCCGACCAAAAGGTGCTCACCATCACCCGCGTGCTCATGGAGGATGACGACCTGTACAGCTGTGTGGTGGAGAACCCCATCAGCCAGGGCCGCAGCCTGCCCGTCAAGATCACCGTGTACA GAAGAAGCTCCCTCTACATAATCTTGTCCACAGGAGGCATCTTCCTCCTTGTGACCCTGGTGACAGTCTGTGCCTGCTGGAAACCCTCCAAAAAGTCTGG gaagaagaggaagctgGAGAAGCAAAACTCCCTGGAATATATGGATCAGAATGATGACCGCCTGAAAGCAGAAGGTGAGCTCCCAGCCACGCACTCACCCGTCCCATCTTCACTCAGATCAGTGAGCTGCTGGGAAAAGGCCGAAATGGGTGACAAGGAAGCCAGCTCTGcagggccccttcctccatcaacTGCACGAAGActgcagagcagggagaggagcGGCCAAG ACACCCTCCCGCGAAGTGGAGAGCAGGAGCGGAAGAACCCCATGGCACTCTACATCCTGAAGGACAAG GACTCCCCGGAGCCCGAGGAGAACCCCGCCCCGGAGCCTCGGAGCACGACGGAGCCCGGCCCGCCCGGCTACTCCGTGTCGCCGGCCGTGCCGGGCCGCTCGCCGGGGCTGCCCGGCCGCTCTGCCCGCCGCTACCCGCGCTCTCCAGCGCGCTCCCCCGCCACGGGCCGGACGCACACGTCGCCGCCCCGGGCCCCGAGCTCGCCCGGCCGCTCGCGCAGCGCCTCGCGCACACTGCGGACTGCGGGCGGCGTGCACCTGATCCGCGAACAAGACGAGGCCGGCCCGGTGGAGATCAGCGCCTGA
- the HEPACAM gene encoding hepatic and glial cell adhesion molecule isoform X1, translating into MKREREALSRAFSALRLTPFLYLLLIQTEPLEGVNITSPVRLIHGMVGKAALLSVQYSSTSSDKPVVKWQLKRDKPVTVVQSIGTEVIGTLRPDYRDRIRLFENGSLLLSDLQLADEGTYEVEISITDDTFTGEKTINLTVDVPISRPQVLVASTTVLELSEAFTLNCSHDNGTKPSYTWLKDGKPLLNDSRMLLSPDQKVLTITRVLMEDDDLYSCVVENPISQGRSLPVKITVYRRSSLYIILSTGGIFLLVTLVTVCACWKPSKKSGKKRKLEKQNSLEYMDQNDDRLKAEGELPATHSPVPSSLRSVSCWEKAEMGDKEASSAGPLPPSTARRLQSRERSGQGRTSADTLPRSGEQERKNPMALYILKDKDSPEPEENPAPEPRSTTEPGPPGYSVSPAVPGRSPGLPGRSARRYPRSPARSPATGRTHTSPPRAPSSPGRSRSASRTLRTAGGVHLIREQDEAGPVEISA; encoded by the exons AGCCCCTGGAGGGGGTGAACATCACCAGCCCGGTGCGCCTGATCCATGGCATGGTGGGGAAGGCGGCCCTGCTTTCCGTGCAGTACAGCAGCACCAGCAGTGACAAACCCGTTGTCAAGTGGCAGCTGAAGCGGGACAAGCCAGTGACCGTGGTTCAGTCCATCGGCACAGAGGTCATTGGTACCCTGCGGCCCGACTATCGAGACCGCATCCGCCTCTTTGAAAACGGCTCCCTGCTTCTCAGCGACCTGCAGCTGGCCGACGAGGGCACCTATGAGGTTGAGATCTCTATCACCGATGACACCTTCACTGGGGAGAAGACCATCAACCTCACTGTAGATG TGCCCATTTCGAGGCCCCAGGTGTTAGTGGCTTCGACCACGGTGCTGGAGCTCAGCGAGGCCTTTACCCTGAACTGCTCGCACGACAATGGCACCAAGCCCAGCTACACATGGCTGAAGGACGGCAAGCCCCTCCTCAACGACTCGCGGATGCTCCTGTCCCCCGACCAAAAGGTGCTCACCATCACCCGCGTGCTCATGGAGGATGACGACCTGTACAGCTGTGTGGTGGAGAACCCCATCAGCCAGGGCCGCAGCCTGCCCGTCAAGATCACCGTGTACA GAAGAAGCTCCCTCTACATAATCTTGTCCACAGGAGGCATCTTCCTCCTTGTGACCCTGGTGACAGTCTGTGCCTGCTGGAAACCCTCCAAAAAGTCTGG gaagaagaggaagctgGAGAAGCAAAACTCCCTGGAATATATGGATCAGAATGATGACCGCCTGAAAGCAGAAGGTGAGCTCCCAGCCACGCACTCACCCGTCCCATCTTCACTCAGATCAGTGAGCTGCTGGGAAAAGGCCGAAATGGGTGACAAGGAAGCCAGCTCTGcagggccccttcctccatcaacTGCACGAAGActgcagagcagggagaggagcGGCCAAGGTAGGACCTCAG CAGACACCCTCCCGCGAAGTGGAGAGCAGGAGCGGAAGAACCCCATGGCACTCTACATCCTGAAGGACAAG GACTCCCCGGAGCCCGAGGAGAACCCCGCCCCGGAGCCTCGGAGCACGACGGAGCCCGGCCCGCCCGGCTACTCCGTGTCGCCGGCCGTGCCGGGCCGCTCGCCGGGGCTGCCCGGCCGCTCTGCCCGCCGCTACCCGCGCTCTCCAGCGCGCTCCCCCGCCACGGGCCGGACGCACACGTCGCCGCCCCGGGCCCCGAGCTCGCCCGGCCGCTCGCGCAGCGCCTCGCGCACACTGCGGACTGCGGGCGGCGTGCACCTGATCCGCGAACAAGACGAGGCCGGCCCGGTGGAGATCAGCGCCTGA